A DNA window from Moorella thermoacetica contains the following coding sequences:
- a CDS encoding AbrB/MazE/SpoVT family DNA-binding domain-containing protein — MIKSTGIVRKVDELGRVVIPIELRRTLGIDERDALEIYVDHEKIILKKYEPACVFCGNAEDIVNFHGKNVCRECLEAMSQQAKAV, encoded by the coding sequence ATGATTAAATCCACTGGTATTGTCCGGAAAGTGGACGAGCTTGGCCGGGTGGTCATTCCCATTGAATTACGCCGCACCCTGGGTATCGATGAACGCGATGCCCTGGAGATTTACGTCGATCATGAGAAGATCATCCTCAAGAAATATGAGCCGGCCTGCGTCTTCTGCGGCAACGCCGAGGATATCGTTAACTTCCACGGAAAGAACGTCTGCCGCGAATGCTTGGAGGCCATGAGCCAGCAGGCCAAAGCCGTCTAA